One genomic region from Leifsonia poae encodes:
- a CDS encoding GNAT family N-acetyltransferase, translating to MTLWQARASVEDDWAAYRALRLEMLDDTPMAFLETTGDALRHSEEHWRSRAANRLPGSRLFGAVDRDGRWIGTMGGFRSQRTPDPILVGVYVTPAYRGRANGVADALLALVIDWARTQSDRLLLEVHEHNEPAIRYYRRHGFEPTGVTVPYPLDTSARELEFARPLVL from the coding sequence ATGACGCTCTGGCAGGCTCGCGCCAGCGTCGAAGATGATTGGGCGGCCTACCGCGCCCTGCGTCTGGAGATGCTGGACGACACCCCGATGGCGTTCCTGGAGACCACCGGGGATGCTCTCCGCCACTCCGAGGAGCATTGGCGTTCGCGTGCGGCCAACCGGCTCCCCGGAAGCCGGCTCTTCGGAGCGGTGGACCGCGACGGGCGCTGGATCGGCACCATGGGCGGGTTCCGCTCGCAGCGCACACCCGATCCGATCCTGGTCGGTGTGTACGTCACCCCGGCCTACCGCGGGCGGGCGAACGGGGTGGCGGATGCGCTGCTCGCCCTGGTCATCGACTGGGCCCGCACCCAGAGCGACCGGCTGCTCCTCGAGGTGCACGAGCACAATGAGCCGGCCATCCGTTACTACCGCCGTCACGGATTCGAGCCGACCGGTGTCACGGTGCCGTATCCGCTCGACACGTCCGCACGGGAGCTCGAGTTCGCTCGCCCGCTCGTTCTTTGA
- a CDS encoding response regulator, translating to MKILIADDDQQILRALRILLTARGYEVIVARTGGEALSQAVEHHPELVMVDLGMPELNGIEVIEGLRGWSAVPILVVSGRTDSSDKVDALDAGADDYVTKPFAADELLARIRALTRRQPTTTDDEPIVAFGDISVDLSARQVTRRVGDGSETVRLTPTEWAILEVLVRNPRRLVTRQALLTQVWGPQYTNDTGYLRLYLSQLRKKLEPEPSHPRYLLTEPGMGYRFSPEPTPGED from the coding sequence GTGAAGATCCTGATCGCTGACGACGACCAGCAGATCCTGCGCGCGCTGCGCATCCTGCTGACCGCGCGGGGCTACGAGGTGATCGTCGCCCGCACCGGCGGTGAGGCGCTGAGCCAGGCGGTGGAGCACCACCCCGAACTTGTCATGGTCGACCTCGGCATGCCCGAGCTGAACGGCATCGAGGTCATCGAAGGGTTGCGCGGCTGGAGCGCGGTGCCGATCCTGGTCGTCTCGGGACGCACCGACTCCTCCGACAAGGTCGATGCGCTCGACGCCGGCGCCGACGACTACGTGACGAAACCGTTCGCCGCCGACGAGCTCCTCGCCCGCATCCGCGCCCTCACCCGGCGGCAGCCGACGACCACCGACGATGAGCCGATCGTCGCGTTCGGCGACATCTCGGTCGACCTCTCCGCCCGCCAGGTGACGCGGCGCGTCGGCGACGGTTCCGAGACCGTGCGGCTCACTCCGACCGAGTGGGCGATCCTCGAAGTTCTGGTGCGAAATCCGCGACGCCTCGTCACACGGCAAGCCCTGCTCACGCAGGTGTGGGGGCCGCAGTACACGAACGACACCGGCTATCTGCGGCTCTACCTCTCCCAGCTGCGCAAGAAGCTGGAGCCGGAGCCCTCCCACCCCCGCTACCTCCTCACCGAGCCCGGGATGGGCTACCGGTTCTCCCCCGAGCCGACGCCGGGCGAGGACTGA
- a CDS encoding aminotransferase class I/II-fold pyridoxal phosphate-dependent enzyme, translated as MTSAATSPAVPLADLDTEALRTARDGFRAAYAELQAAGLKLDLTRGKPSSDQLDLSNDLLHLPDGEYRDAAGTDLRNYGGALGLPELRAIFADALRVPPAQLLALGNASLTIMHDTIVQALLHGVPGGNRPWGSGPISFIAPVPGYDRHFSIAERYGIRLIPVPLTDEGPDVEAVAALLATDDSIKGMWCVPVYSNPSGAVYSEEVVRALVSLPAAADFRLFWDNAYAVHHLSDDRPQPIDVLTLAAEAGNPDRPLVFASTSKVTFPGAGVAFVGGSPANVDWIVRNMAVQSIGPDKLNQLRHMRLLRDQAGLAAHMERHRAILEPKFAAVSEALTRRLAPYGAGVWTDPKGGYFVSLDVLDGSAKRAVQLAAEAGIAVTPAGATFPYGDDPRDANIRIAPTFPPLDELRTALDGLCTAILLAEAETLLAAR; from the coding sequence GTGACTTCCGCCGCCACCTCCCCCGCTGTCCCCCTCGCCGACCTCGACACGGAGGCGCTCCGCACGGCCCGCGACGGCTTCCGCGCTGCCTACGCCGAGCTGCAGGCCGCCGGTCTGAAGCTGGATCTCACCCGGGGCAAGCCGTCGTCCGACCAGCTCGACCTCTCGAACGATCTGCTGCACCTGCCCGATGGCGAGTACCGCGACGCCGCCGGCACTGATCTGCGCAACTACGGCGGCGCCCTCGGGCTGCCGGAGCTGCGGGCCATCTTCGCCGATGCCCTCCGCGTTCCGCCGGCGCAGCTGCTCGCCCTCGGCAATGCGAGCCTCACGATCATGCACGACACGATCGTGCAGGCCCTCCTGCACGGGGTTCCGGGCGGCAACCGCCCGTGGGGCAGCGGTCCGATCAGTTTCATTGCGCCGGTCCCCGGCTACGACCGGCACTTCTCGATCGCCGAGCGCTACGGCATCCGGCTGATCCCCGTCCCCCTCACCGATGAGGGTCCGGATGTGGAGGCCGTCGCCGCCCTGCTGGCGACCGACGACAGCATCAAAGGCATGTGGTGCGTACCGGTCTACTCGAACCCGAGCGGCGCCGTCTACAGCGAAGAGGTCGTGCGCGCCCTCGTCTCCCTTCCGGCCGCAGCCGACTTCCGGCTGTTCTGGGACAATGCCTACGCCGTGCACCATCTGAGCGACGACCGGCCACAGCCGATCGACGTGCTCACGCTGGCCGCCGAGGCCGGAAACCCCGATCGCCCGCTCGTCTTCGCCTCGACATCGAAGGTCACGTTCCCGGGCGCGGGCGTCGCGTTCGTCGGCGGCTCTCCGGCCAACGTCGACTGGATCGTGCGCAATATGGCAGTGCAGAGCATCGGACCGGACAAGCTCAACCAACTGCGTCACATGCGCCTCCTGCGCGACCAGGCGGGGCTCGCCGCGCACATGGAGCGGCACCGCGCCATCCTGGAACCCAAGTTCGCTGCTGTGTCGGAGGCACTCACCCGTCGTCTCGCCCCCTATGGCGCCGGCGTCTGGACCGACCCGAAGGGCGGATACTTCGTCAGTCTCGACGTGCTCGACGGCTCCGCGAAGCGCGCCGTGCAGCTCGCGGCAGAGGCCGGGATCGCGGTCACGCCCGCCGGTGCGACCTTCCCGTACGGCGACGACCCGCGCGATGCCAACATCCGCATCGCCCCGACCTTCCCGCCGCTCGACGAGCTCCGCACCGCCCTCGACGGGCTGTGCACCGCCATCCTGCTCGCCGAGGCGGAGACTCTGCTCGCTGCCCGATGA
- a CDS encoding MFS transporter, which translates to MPESRAARSRRFDPLGQALVIIALVALVYALIEAPQSGWGSPFILGLFALVVVAVGVLIWHERRTAVPFIDLRFFRSVPFSSATITAVLGFASYGAFLFVNALYLQDVRGLSALQTGIYMLPLALATLVCSLLSGRLVGRFGTRPSLVISGIMLAASGLTMTVLTVHTPDAVLVVSYILFGLGFGMINAPITTTAVSGMPLSQSGVAAGLASTSRQVGVSLGVALAGTVTGVGAANAIGSSFAVATHPLWWVVVAAGLAIVAIGFVSTSPWAHRTVETVHHLLDERTPTGATAKVTP; encoded by the coding sequence GTGCCAGAATCCCGTGCCGCCCGGTCCCGACGATTCGATCCCCTCGGGCAGGCCCTCGTCATCATCGCGCTGGTCGCGCTCGTCTACGCATTGATCGAGGCACCGCAATCAGGGTGGGGTTCCCCGTTCATCCTCGGCCTCTTCGCCCTCGTCGTCGTCGCCGTCGGCGTTCTCATCTGGCACGAACGGCGCACGGCCGTGCCGTTCATCGATCTGCGATTCTTCCGCAGCGTCCCGTTCAGCTCCGCCACGATCACGGCCGTACTCGGCTTCGCCTCCTATGGCGCCTTCCTCTTCGTCAACGCGCTCTACCTCCAAGACGTGCGCGGGCTCTCCGCTTTGCAGACCGGCATCTACATGCTCCCGCTGGCGCTGGCCACCCTCGTATGCTCGCTGCTCTCCGGCAGGCTCGTGGGGCGCTTCGGCACGCGGCCCTCCCTCGTCATCAGCGGCATCATGCTCGCCGCGAGCGGCCTGACCATGACCGTGCTCACCGTGCACACCCCGGATGCAGTGCTCGTCGTCTCGTACATCCTCTTCGGCCTCGGTTTCGGCATGATCAACGCCCCGATCACCACCACAGCCGTCTCCGGCATGCCGCTGTCGCAATCGGGCGTCGCCGCCGGTCTGGCCTCCACCAGTCGACAGGTCGGTGTCTCCCTCGGGGTGGCGCTCGCCGGAACGGTGACCGGCGTGGGCGCGGCGAACGCGATCGGTTCCTCGTTCGCAGTCGCGACGCATCCGCTCTGGTGGGTCGTCGTTGCGGCTGGGCTCGCGATCGTAGCGATCGGCTTCGTCTCGACGAGCCCCTGGGCGCACCGCACGGTCGAGACCGTCCACCACCTGCTCGATGAGAGGACACCCACCGGGGCGACGGCGAAGGTCACCCCATGA
- a CDS encoding DUF1345 domain-containing protein encodes MSSQAARRRGRSGLRMAVAFAVGIVVAVVTGLAGGWAYAAATGWAAACIVYILWVWIVVWGFDAAATKSHATREDPSRRVSDLLLIIASIAGVVAIVVILVGARQQHGLQQVALAVLAVASVALSWCLVHTLFMLRYARLYYRGTEGGVDFNQKEPPQYSDFAYLSFTLGMTFQVSDTNITDTFIRRTVLRHTLLSYLFGSVILATTVNLIAGLT; translated from the coding sequence GTGAGTAGTCAGGCGGCACGGCGCAGAGGCCGATCGGGGTTGCGGATGGCGGTGGCGTTCGCCGTCGGGATCGTGGTGGCGGTGGTCACCGGGCTGGCCGGCGGCTGGGCGTATGCGGCGGCCACCGGATGGGCCGCCGCGTGCATCGTCTATATCCTCTGGGTGTGGATCGTGGTGTGGGGATTCGACGCCGCGGCGACGAAGAGCCACGCGACGCGGGAAGACCCGAGCCGGCGCGTCTCCGATCTGCTGCTGATCATCGCGAGCATCGCCGGTGTCGTCGCGATCGTCGTCATCCTGGTGGGGGCGCGGCAGCAGCACGGGCTGCAGCAGGTGGCGCTCGCCGTGCTGGCGGTGGCGAGCGTCGCGCTCTCCTGGTGTCTGGTGCACACGCTGTTCATGCTCCGCTACGCGCGGCTCTACTACCGCGGCACAGAGGGCGGGGTGGACTTCAACCAGAAGGAGCCGCCGCAGTACAGCGACTTCGCCTACCTCTCGTTCACTCTCGGCATGACGTTCCAGGTCTCGGACACCAACATCACCGACACGTTCATCCGGCGCACCGTCCTGCGGCACACCCTGCTGTCCTACCTCTTCGGGTCGGTCATCCTGGCGACCACGGTGAACCTGATCGCAGGCCTCACCTAG
- a CDS encoding purine-cytosine permease family protein yields MDSDEVARDPSVVSVPGKRRATYTPAVRRNPPADAVQEHHDDDELASAIEAQVSRMTAAVPIIAGPTVVGSVGETDAASLSDEQVAALVHRDLSSHDTLAAIEHLERVLEARATTAIPVQSPAPSSGEREPSPTEPSPTEPSPTDPSPTDPSPTDPALTDPSPTGPTPTDPTPTQAISFDDLDLRRRDPGPEPTFSAWVAPAAGLTAVEADAVPPDPVPVDTPVPVDTPVPQRVEPLGYVAPEEAPTDSQPIPFVPPPPLPVDHPDAPTADSVPLPIVQADQIAAHDLGATGYGRSAVDGDVEDDADDVRLPTGSTSAPLASPRVATEERVLFDADPVAAPVFEVELADLEPTPLESRVGRASRMFWLWFAGTSSLISVGVGATLFTLGLSLRQILVATLVGVALSFLPLGLGTLAGKWSGQPTMVVSRATFGLRGNVVPAALALLTRLFWGAVLLWLAGVSVGTVFTSQGWAQDAVLPTTVGLVVTIGAALAVAFFGYSLVARVQLVLTIASAVLIVVMIAATWRSVDLSTALEVPDAAWPRVVTGAVLVFSYLGLAWANSSAEVARYQRPGSSGASGMLWATFGAALPPFALVSYGGLLAASNTGLADRLATDPVGAFAQLGLPAWYPIPLLLAVSLSLISALVLTVYSGGFTLEALGARLQRPWSTVAVGGAIALAGILLATAAPDLESVLKGPPTTLAVPVAAWSGLFAAEMMLRTRRFHQPSLLRRGGVYPDWRWTNLGMLVIATVVGLGLVGSDLPWLRWEGYLFPLVGVDPHGDLGMSNLGVLVALGLGILTPLLAGIPAVRRQERATE; encoded by the coding sequence ATGGACAGCGATGAGGTCGCGAGGGACCCGTCCGTCGTCTCTGTCCCGGGCAAACGGCGGGCGACCTACACGCCTGCGGTGCGCCGGAATCCGCCGGCGGACGCCGTGCAGGAGCACCACGACGACGACGAGCTGGCGAGCGCCATCGAGGCCCAGGTTTCGAGGATGACGGCGGCCGTTCCGATCATCGCGGGCCCGACCGTCGTCGGCAGCGTCGGCGAGACGGATGCGGCCTCCCTCTCGGACGAGCAGGTCGCGGCGCTCGTGCACCGGGACCTCTCTTCGCACGACACGCTCGCAGCGATCGAACATCTGGAGCGGGTGCTGGAGGCCCGGGCGACCACCGCGATCCCGGTGCAGTCTCCTGCGCCATCGTCGGGGGAGCGGGAGCCGTCGCCGACCGAGCCGTCGCCGACCGAGCCGTCGCCGACCGATCCGTCGCCGACCGATCCGTCGCCGACCGATCCGGCGCTCACCGATCCGTCGCCGACCGGTCCGACGCCCACCGATCCGACGCCTACCCAGGCGATCAGTTTCGACGACCTCGACCTGCGACGCCGCGATCCCGGTCCGGAGCCCACCTTCAGTGCATGGGTCGCCCCGGCCGCCGGGCTCACAGCCGTCGAGGCCGACGCGGTTCCGCCCGACCCGGTGCCCGTCGACACCCCGGTGCCCGTCGACACCCCGGTGCCGCAGCGGGTCGAGCCGCTCGGCTACGTCGCCCCCGAGGAGGCGCCGACCGACTCGCAGCCGATCCCGTTCGTCCCGCCGCCTCCCCTCCCCGTCGACCATCCGGATGCGCCCACTGCCGACTCGGTTCCGTTGCCGATCGTGCAGGCCGATCAGATCGCCGCCCACGACCTCGGCGCGACCGGGTACGGACGGTCGGCCGTCGATGGCGATGTCGAGGACGACGCCGACGATGTGCGTCTTCCCACCGGTTCGACCTCCGCCCCGCTCGCGAGTCCACGGGTTGCCACCGAGGAGCGCGTGCTGTTCGACGCGGACCCCGTCGCCGCTCCGGTGTTCGAGGTGGAGCTGGCCGACCTGGAGCCGACGCCGCTCGAGAGCCGGGTGGGGCGCGCATCCCGGATGTTCTGGCTCTGGTTCGCCGGCACCTCTTCGCTCATCAGCGTGGGGGTCGGCGCCACCCTCTTCACGCTCGGCCTCAGCCTGCGACAGATTCTCGTGGCCACCCTCGTCGGCGTCGCTCTCTCGTTCCTGCCCCTCGGCCTCGGCACTCTGGCCGGCAAGTGGAGCGGACAGCCGACGATGGTGGTCTCCCGCGCCACGTTCGGCCTCCGTGGCAACGTCGTTCCCGCGGCCCTGGCCCTGCTGACGCGACTCTTCTGGGGGGCCGTGCTGCTGTGGTTGGCCGGGGTGTCGGTCGGAACGGTCTTCACCTCGCAGGGCTGGGCCCAGGATGCCGTGCTCCCGACCACCGTCGGATTGGTCGTCACGATCGGCGCCGCGCTCGCCGTGGCGTTCTTCGGGTATTCGCTGGTCGCCCGGGTCCAGCTGGTTCTGACCATCGCTTCGGCTGTGCTCATCGTCGTGATGATCGCGGCGACCTGGCGGTCGGTCGACCTGTCGACGGCGCTCGAGGTCCCCGATGCCGCTTGGCCCCGTGTGGTGACCGGCGCCGTGCTGGTATTCAGTTACCTCGGCCTCGCCTGGGCGAACAGCAGCGCCGAGGTCGCCCGGTATCAGCGGCCCGGATCGTCAGGGGCGTCGGGGATGCTGTGGGCGACATTCGGTGCCGCCCTGCCGCCCTTCGCCCTCGTCTCCTACGGCGGTCTCCTCGCGGCATCGAACACGGGCCTGGCCGACCGGCTTGCCACCGATCCTGTCGGCGCGTTCGCTCAGCTCGGTCTGCCTGCGTGGTACCCGATACCGCTGCTACTCGCGGTCAGCCTGAGCCTGATCTCCGCCCTCGTGCTCACCGTGTACTCGGGCGGATTCACGCTGGAGGCCCTCGGCGCCCGGTTGCAGCGACCGTGGAGCACCGTCGCGGTGGGCGGCGCCATCGCGCTCGCCGGAATCCTGCTCGCAACCGCGGCGCCCGACCTGGAGAGCGTTCTGAAAGGGCCGCCGACCACACTCGCGGTTCCGGTCGCCGCCTGGTCGGGGCTGTTCGCTGCCGAGATGATGCTGCGCACCCGGCGGTTCCACCAGCCCTCGCTGCTCCGCCGCGGCGGCGTCTATCCGGATTGGCGCTGGACCAATCTGGGGATGCTCGTGATCGCCACCGTGGTCGGCCTGGGCCTTGTCGGCTCCGATCTGCCCTGGCTCCGGTGGGAGGGGTACCTGTTCCCCCTCGTCGGCGTCGACCCGCACGGTGACCTCGGGATGAGCAACCTCGGCGTGCTCGTGGCGCTCGGCCTCGGCATCCTCACCCCACTCCTCGCCGGGATCCCGGCCGTGCGCCGGCAGGAGCGCGCGACCGAGTGA
- a CDS encoding MFS transporter: MSTTFSSTPVRRRSPGLILAICCLSLLIVSMDATIVNVALPSIRADLATSVSGLQWTVDAYTLALASFLLLSGSTADRFGRRRVFQIGLVVFSLGSLLCSLAPTIEFLVAARVLQGLGGSMLNPVAMSIITNTFTDRRQRARAVGVWGAVVGVSMAFGPLVGGTLTESVGWRAVFWVNIPVGASPRSC, encoded by the coding sequence GTGTCTACAACCTTTTCATCGACTCCGGTCCGGCGTCGGTCCCCCGGTCTCATCCTCGCCATCTGCTGCCTGAGCCTGCTGATCGTGTCGATGGACGCGACGATCGTCAACGTCGCCCTCCCCTCGATCCGCGCCGACCTCGCCACCTCGGTCTCCGGGCTCCAATGGACGGTCGATGCGTACACGCTCGCACTGGCGAGCTTCCTCCTTCTCTCCGGCTCGACCGCCGACCGGTTCGGCCGGCGACGCGTGTTCCAGATCGGGCTCGTCGTCTTCAGTCTCGGTTCGCTGCTGTGCAGTCTCGCGCCGACCATCGAGTTCCTCGTGGCCGCCCGTGTCCTGCAGGGGCTCGGCGGATCGATGCTCAACCCGGTTGCGATGTCGATCATCACCAACACCTTCACCGACCGCAGACAGCGCGCTCGGGCGGTCGGCGTCTGGGGTGCCGTCGTCGGCGTCTCGATGGCGTTCGGACCCCTCGTCGGAGGGACTCTCACCGAAAGCGTCGGCTGGCGGGCGGTGTTCTGGGTGAACATCCCCGTCGGGGCATCGCCGCGATCGTGCTGA
- a CDS encoding zinc ribbon domain-containing protein — protein MKASPTDQIELIRLQSADTRLAQLDHTAKNLPQTVELAALQPEIDALRARWIARTGELEDARTELKRVESDVHLVETRMERDAARLQQTSSIKDVQALEGELASLSKRRDDLEEIELTVMERVEELEGLLGTIESEQAELATRVHALEEARGGELAKVDAQRKALATDRATIVGTLPADLVELYEKQRARYGLGAALLVRGVSMGSNVKLTESDLAVIRRAAPDDVLLCPDSSAILVRTEESGL, from the coding sequence GTGAAAGCCAGCCCCACCGACCAGATCGAACTCATCCGCCTCCAGTCCGCGGACACGCGTCTCGCCCAGCTCGACCACACGGCGAAGAACCTGCCGCAGACCGTCGAGCTCGCCGCACTGCAGCCCGAAATCGACGCGCTCCGCGCCCGCTGGATCGCGCGCACCGGTGAACTGGAGGACGCCCGCACCGAATTGAAGCGCGTCGAATCCGATGTGCACCTCGTCGAGACGCGCATGGAGCGTGACGCGGCACGGCTGCAGCAGACCTCCTCGATCAAGGATGTGCAGGCTCTCGAAGGCGAGCTCGCCTCCCTGTCGAAGCGCCGCGACGACCTGGAAGAGATCGAGTTGACGGTCATGGAGCGAGTGGAGGAGCTCGAAGGGCTCCTCGGTACCATCGAATCCGAGCAGGCCGAGCTCGCCACGCGTGTGCACGCCCTCGAAGAGGCCCGGGGAGGCGAGTTGGCGAAGGTCGACGCGCAGCGCAAAGCTCTGGCGACTGATCGCGCCACGATCGTCGGCACGCTTCCGGCAGACCTCGTCGAGCTGTATGAGAAGCAGCGGGCACGCTACGGCCTTGGTGCCGCATTGCTGGTGCGCGGAGTGTCGATGGGGAGCAATGTCAAGCTCACCGAATCCGATCTCGCGGTCATCCGCCGTGCCGCGCCGGATGATGTGCTGCTCTGCCCCGACAGCAGCGCGATCCTGGTGCGCACCGAGGAGTCGGGTCTCTGA
- a CDS encoding thymidylate synthase: protein MSETIATPYEDLLRDVLANGTHKSDRTGTGTRSVFGRQLRFDLAEGFPLITTKRVHFKSIAYELLWFLRGDSNVGWLRENGVTIWDEWADENGELGPVYGVQWRSWPTPDGSHIDQIAQVMETLRRDPDSRRIIVSAWNVADIPAMALAPCHAFFQFYVADGKLSCQLYQRSADMFLGVPFNIASYALLTLMVAQQAGLEPGEFVWTGGDCHIYDNHLEQVAEQLGRQPFPAPTLRILRTPETIFDYAFDDFAVEDYQHHPAIRAAVAV from the coding sequence ATGAGCGAGACGATTGCGACCCCCTACGAAGACCTGCTGCGCGATGTGCTCGCGAACGGCACCCACAAGTCCGATCGCACCGGCACCGGAACGCGCAGCGTGTTCGGCCGCCAGCTGCGCTTCGATCTGGCGGAGGGGTTCCCCCTCATCACCACGAAACGCGTGCACTTCAAGTCGATCGCCTACGAACTGCTCTGGTTCCTCCGCGGTGACAGCAATGTGGGCTGGCTGCGTGAAAACGGCGTGACGATCTGGGACGAGTGGGCCGACGAGAACGGCGAACTCGGCCCGGTGTACGGCGTGCAGTGGCGCTCCTGGCCCACCCCGGACGGCTCGCACATCGACCAGATCGCCCAGGTGATGGAGACGCTGCGCCGCGACCCGGATTCGCGCCGCATCATCGTCTCCGCCTGGAACGTCGCCGACATCCCGGCGATGGCGCTCGCCCCGTGCCACGCTTTCTTCCAGTTCTACGTGGCCGACGGCAAGCTCTCCTGCCAGCTCTACCAACGCAGCGCCGACATGTTCCTCGGTGTGCCGTTCAATATCGCCAGTTACGCGCTGCTGACCCTCATGGTGGCTCAGCAGGCCGGGCTGGAACCCGGTGAGTTCGTCTGGACCGGCGGCGACTGCCACATCTACGACAACCATCTCGAGCAGGTCGCCGAGCAGCTCGGTCGCCAGCCGTTTCCGGCGCCGACCCTGCGGATCCTCCGCACGCCCGAGACGATCTTCGACTACGCCTTCGACGACTTCGCGGTCGAGGACTACCAGCACCACCCCGCCATCCGCGCGGCGGTGGCGGTATGA
- a CDS encoding Nif3-like dinuclear metal center hexameric protein, whose protein sequence is MPTTLDSVRRHVERLWPLSGAEGWDAPGLLSGDPAAPVERILLAVDAVAATVDEAIGLGADLLLAHHPLLLRGVTSVAEDRYKGALLARLIRADCALIAAHTNADVVADGTSAVLAARLGLTDTSPIVPAPDGITGIGRVGTLAEATTLGALARRLAEVLPATAGGVRAAGDFHQPVSRVALCGGAGDSLLSSEAVRGADVYITADLRHHPASEAREQAMLGGGPALIDVSHWASEWLWLDTAADQLRAALPGVTIEVSELRTDPWDFAILQ, encoded by the coding sequence GTGCCCACCACCCTTGATTCCGTCCGCCGTCACGTCGAGCGACTCTGGCCGCTTTCGGGCGCGGAGGGCTGGGACGCGCCCGGACTGCTCTCCGGGGACCCGGCCGCGCCGGTCGAGCGCATCCTGCTCGCCGTCGATGCGGTGGCGGCCACCGTCGACGAGGCGATCGGGCTCGGAGCGGACCTGCTCCTCGCGCACCATCCGCTGCTCCTGCGGGGTGTGACCAGCGTCGCCGAAGACCGCTACAAGGGCGCGCTGCTCGCCCGGCTCATCCGGGCCGACTGTGCGCTCATCGCCGCCCACACGAACGCCGACGTCGTCGCCGACGGAACGTCCGCCGTGTTGGCCGCGCGACTCGGGCTCACCGACACCAGCCCGATCGTCCCGGCGCCCGACGGTATCACCGGGATCGGCCGCGTCGGAACCCTGGCCGAGGCCACCACTCTCGGCGCGCTCGCCCGGCGCCTCGCCGAGGTGCTTCCCGCCACGGCGGGCGGTGTGCGCGCCGCCGGCGACTTCCATCAGCCCGTCTCGCGTGTCGCGCTGTGCGGTGGTGCCGGCGACTCGCTCCTATCGTCGGAGGCCGTGCGCGGTGCCGACGTGTACATCACGGCCGACCTGCGCCACCATCCCGCTTCCGAAGCGCGCGAGCAGGCGATGCTGGGTGGCGGTCCGGCCCTGATCGACGTCTCGCATTGGGCGAGCGAATGGCTCTGGCTCGACACCGCGGCCGACCAGCTGCGGGCCGCGCTGCCCGGTGTGACCATCGAGGTCAGCGAGCTGCGCACCGACCCCTGGGATTTCGCGATCCTGCAGTAG
- a CDS encoding dihydrofolate reductase, with protein sequence MSLALIWAEAQGGVIGAGGRMPWHLREDLAHFRELTGTDTVIMGRKTWDSLPERFRPLPDRANVVVTRQSDWSAPGATTAHTLEEAVAGSPSETTWVIGGSELYRLALPLADRVERTLIDETVAGDTWAPRLDDDWRVSATDPFDGWHTAGTGMRYRFETYRR encoded by the coding sequence ATGAGCCTCGCCCTGATCTGGGCGGAGGCGCAGGGCGGCGTCATCGGTGCCGGCGGCCGGATGCCCTGGCACCTGCGCGAAGACCTGGCCCACTTCCGCGAGCTCACCGGCACCGACACCGTGATCATGGGCAGGAAGACCTGGGATTCGCTGCCGGAGCGGTTCCGTCCGCTGCCCGACCGGGCGAACGTCGTCGTCACCCGGCAGTCCGATTGGTCGGCGCCGGGAGCGACCACCGCGCACACCCTCGAGGAGGCCGTCGCCGGTTCCCCGAGCGAGACCACTTGGGTGATCGGCGGCTCCGAACTGTACCGGCTCGCCCTCCCCCTGGCCGATCGCGTCGAGCGCACCCTGATCGACGAAACGGTGGCGGGCGACACCTGGGCGCCCCGCCTCGACGACGACTGGCGCGTATCCGCCACCGATCCGTTCGACGGCTGGCACACCGCCGGTACCGGGATGCGCTACCGGTTCGAGACGTACCGACGGTAG
- a CDS encoding MarR family winged helix-turn-helix transcriptional regulator, whose translation MTTGRLTTGRMTTGRMTTEADEVWALMTTLVHESRVDWRRAVGAELGIPFSRVKVLRLLKDGPLTQKALAEAALTDAPAATVAVNELVRRGLVVRSAHPDDGRVRLVSLTEAGEAMLARAQSIRKPAPPGVRALGDTDLALLRGLLERVAAAPEPPD comes from the coding sequence ATGACGACGGGCCGACTGACGACGGGCCGAATGACGACGGGCCGAATGACGACGGAGGCCGACGAGGTCTGGGCGCTGATGACGACGCTGGTTCATGAGAGCCGCGTCGATTGGCGGCGCGCGGTCGGGGCGGAACTCGGCATCCCGTTCAGCCGCGTCAAAGTGTTGCGACTGCTGAAAGACGGGCCGCTCACGCAGAAGGCACTGGCGGAGGCGGCCCTCACCGATGCTCCGGCGGCGACGGTCGCGGTCAACGAACTCGTGCGCCGCGGGCTCGTGGTGCGCAGCGCACACCCCGATGACGGCCGCGTCCGCCTGGTGTCGCTCACCGAAGCGGGCGAGGCGATGCTCGCTCGAGCGCAGTCCATCCGCAAGCCGGCGCCGCCGGGGGTGCGCGCGCTCGGCGACACCGACCTCGCCCTCCTGCGCGGGTTGCTGGAACGGGTGGCGGCGGCGCCCGAACCGCCCGACTGA